In the genome of Chiloscyllium plagiosum isolate BGI_BamShark_2017 chromosome 22, ASM401019v2, whole genome shotgun sequence, one region contains:
- the dennd10 gene encoding DENN domain-containing protein 10: MAETPLMLSVGLVEKDTNGDALWVWCYPTVTTEFRELLLRKCCLSDENDVLHTFVFGQFKRTWYYITTIQVQDPTTLSKVTHFSIVLTAKDFNPEKYASFGRVLCRIYMKYGSPAKMMEGYISVLTNGICQSEENGSFLMKDYDARKAYLAGSIKDVVNQFGMETIILYTALLLKRRIVVYHPRIEALQEFTRTLPTLAWHRQDWSILHPYVHLNQNELEALKTCAGYVAGFTDLKVTDRLDIYDVFVNLVESEIVVAQHAQESMTMGKLHKDIGQFIVQSASDPEKSDGQVIKDISQKTKEILANLASLAPDEEGKPKITLEILKERHFPPAIETFLYHVAAAEQMLQI, from the exons ATGGCTGAGACACCTCTGATGCTGAGTGTGGGGCTGGTCG AAAAAGACACAAATGGTGATGCACTGTGGGTGTGGTGCTATCCTACTGTCACAACAGAATTCCGTGAGCTGCTTTTGAGGAAATGCTGCCTTTCTGATGAAAATGATGTTCTTCACACCTTTGTCTTTGGCCAGTTCAAAAGAACCTGGTATTATATCACAACCATACAAGTCCAGGATCCCACCACATTGTCAAAG GTGACCCATTTTTCTATAGTTCTGACTGCCAAAGACTTTAATCCTGAGAAATATGCATCATTTGGGAGAGTATTATGTAG GATATACATGAAATATGGTAGCCCAGCCAAAATGATGGAAGGTTACATTTCTGTTCTTACTAATGGCATCTGTCAAAGTGAAGAGAATGGGTCATTTCTTATGAAGGATTATGATGCAAGAAAAGCATACCTTGCTGGATCCATTAAAG ATGTAGTAAATCAGTTTGGAATGGAAACTATTATCCTGTATACTGCACTTCTGTTGAAGAGGAGAATTGTGGTCTACCACCCACGCATAGAAGCATTGCAGGAGtttaccag GACCTTGCCTACATTAGCTTGGCATAGGCAGGATTGGTCAATACTTCATCCTTATGTGCATTTAAATCAAAATGAACTAGAGGCCTTGAAGACTTGTGCTG GGTATGTAGCTGGTTTCACAGACTTAAAGGTGACTGACCGCCTAGACATCTACGATGTGTTTGTGAACCTGGTGGAAAGTGAGATCGTTGTTGCCCAACATGCTCAAG AATCAATGACAATGGGTAAACTGCACAAGGATATTGGGCAATTCATTGTTCAATCAGCCAGTGACCCAGAAAAATCAGATGGTCAAGTGATTAAG GACATTtcacagaaaacaaaagaaattttGGCTAACTTAGCCTCACTGGCACCAGACGAAGAGGGAAAACCCAAGATCACTCTGGAGATTCTAAAGGAGCGCCATTTTCCACCCGCAATTGAGACCTTCCTCTATCACGTAGCAGCTGCAGAGCAAATGCTTCAGATCTGA